A stretch of the Gossypium hirsutum isolate 1008001.06 chromosome D07, Gossypium_hirsutum_v2.1, whole genome shotgun sequence genome encodes the following:
- the LOC107954025 gene encoding uncharacterized protein, whose product MSKEQTPEPLDFFIWTVEDVGMWLEEINLGSYRLIFKENGVNGEYLEGMSMFTTEQILRFIRRCHMKWGDFITLCKELRRIKVACLKGEQKVRRPWWAPSCLSLVFLKVAKRNRQSRVVSLKLEP is encoded by the exons ATGAGCAAAGAACAAACGCCTGAGCCACTCGATTTCTTCATTTGGACTGTTGAg GATGTCGGGATGTGGTTGGAAGAGATAAATCTCGGTAGCTATCGTCTGATTTTCAAAGAAAACGGTGTCAATGGGGAATACCTAGAAGGCATGTCTATGTTTACAACTGAACAGATTCTTCGGTTTATAAGACGATGCCATATGAAATGGGGAGACTTCATCACTCTATGCAAGGAACTTAGACGAATAAAAG TGGCTTGTCTAAAGGGAGAGCAAAAAGTTCGCAGGCCGTGGTGGGCACCTTCATGCCTTTCGTTAGTCTTTCTCAAGGTGGCAAAACGGAACAGACAATCGCGCGTTGTTTCCTTGAAGCTCGAACCGTGA
- the LOC107954024 gene encoding probable glutamate carboxypeptidase AMP1 yields MPPNLTKPNSGFTSKPSPLCTFVSLIILLIIGFYTLHYPPGNPKKVLFQQIFLSSASNSTIASYLRSLTSHPHLAGTKPSLETIHYVKTHFQNLGLETHTVPFQTLLSYPVHASVSMHFGNSTVLNLPLNEMGIPSYPSSGLIQPYHAFSPSGTVHGKVVFANHGREDDYRTLGLMGVNVNGCIVIIRKGGGLSRGAVVKIAEKKGALGVLMYAEGDVSKGSFGSGVERGTVMEGVGDPLTPGWGADEDGERLKLEDKKVLERFPGIPSLPLPFESAQLILDSLEGPLAPQEWRDSGRSNLSHVGSGLVMVNFTYQGEKKLATIYNVVAVIRGLEEPDRYVLMGNHRDAWTYGAVDPNSGTATLLDIARRYALLMRKGWNPRRTIIFCSWDAEEFGMIGSTEWVEQNLVNLGAKAVAYLNVDCAVQGPGFFAGATPQLDTLIFEVTKKVQDQDSEVVATIYEKWKTMNGNNIQRLSGVDSDFAPFLQHAGVPSVDIYYGRDFPVYHTAFDSFNWMINNADPFFWRHVAVAGVWGLLGLHLADDPVLPLDYLSYAKQLQEYKDAFSRVLDGNISLTPLATSIQEFTSAAKQASEETKKLMEQEFTNDLLALKIRALNDRLMLAERGFLDTDGIKGREWFKHLIYGPRSNYESGLEFFPGISDAMAESKNMSQKDWHAAIKHEIWRVARAIQRAAAALKGELV; encoded by the exons atgccTCCAAACCTTACTAAACCCAACAGTGGCTTCACTTCAAAGCCATCGCCTCTCTGTACTTTTGTATCCCTCATAATCCTCCTTATTATAGGTTTCTACACTCTCCATTATCCACCTGGAAATCCCAAAAAAGTCCTTTTCCAGCAAATATTCCTCTCTTCTGCCTCCAACTCCACCATCGCCTCCTACCTGCGTTCCCTCACTTCCCACCCTCATCTCGCTGGCACAAAGCCTTCCCTTGAAACCATACACTATGTCAAAACCCACTTTCAAAACCTTGGCTTGGAAACGCATACGGTGCCGTTTCAGACCCTTTTGTCTTACCCCGTTCATGCTTCAGTTTCAATGCATTTCGGCAACAGCACCGTGTTAAACTTGCCTTTAAACGAAATGGGTATTCCTAGTTATCCATCTTCAGGCTTGATACAACCCTACCATGCATTTTCTCCGTCGGGAACGGTGCATGGTAAGGTTGTTTTTGCGAACCACGGGAGGGAAGATGACTATCGCACGCTTGGGCTGATGGGGGTTAATGTTAATGGCTGCATAGTGATAATTAGAAAAGGTGGTGGTTTGAGTAGAGGGGCCGTAGTGAAAATAGCTGAAAAAAAAGGCGCTTTGGGGGTGCTAATGTATGCTGAAGGGGATGTTTCAAAGGGTAGCTTTGGGTCTGGAGTTGAAAGAGGGACAGTTATGGAGGGAGTTGGTGACCCCTTAACTCCTGGATGGGGTGCGGATGAAGATGGGGAGAGGTTGAAGTTGGAGGACAAGAAGGTTTTGGAGAGGTTTCCTGGAATTCCATCTCTGCCCTTACCTTTTGAGTCTGCTCAACTTATTTTAGATTCTCTTGAGGGACCTTTGGCACCTCAGGAATGGAGGGATTCCGGACGATCTAATTTATCTCATGTTGGATCGGGTTTGGTTATGGTGAATTTTACTTACCAGG gGGAGAAAAAGTTGGCTACAATTTATAATGTAGTCGCTGTCATAAGAGGATTGGAGGAGCCAGATCGTTATGTTTTGATGGGGAATCATAGAGATGCTTGGACATATGGTGCTGTTGACCCCAATAGTGGGACTGCAACACTCCTTGATATTGCTCGAAGATATGCCCTTTTGATGCGAAAGGGTTGGAATCCTCGGAGGACAATCATTTTTTGCAGTTGGGATGCTGAAGAATTTGGAATG ATCGGTTCCACGGAGTGGGTTGAGCAGAACCTTGTAAATCTTGGTGCTAAAGCTGTGGCATATCTTAACGTAGATTGTGCGGTGCAAGGGCCTGGGTTTTTTGCTGGCGCAACTCCTCAGCTAGATACTCTTATTTTTGAGGTCACAAAGAAG GTCCAGGATCAGGATTCAGAGGTTGTAGCTACAATATATGAAAAATGGAAAACCATGAACGGAAACAAT ATTCAAAGACTCAGTGGCGTGGATTCTGATTTTGCACCATTCTTGCAACATGCTGGGGTTCCTTCTGTCGACATATATTATGGAAGAG ATTTCCCTGTATATCATACTGCATTCGATTCTTTCAACTGGATGATAAACAACGCAGATCCATTCTTTTGGCGTCATGTGGCTG TGGCTGGAGTTTGGGGTCTTCTAGGCCTTCACCTTGCTGATGATCCCGTTCTACCTCTTGATTACCTCTCCTATGCTAAACAGTTGCAG GAGTATAAAGATGCCTTCAGCAGAGTTTTGGATGGTAACATATCCCTCACCCCCCTAGCCACATCGATTCAAGAATTTACATCTGCAGCAAAACAAGCTAGCGAAGAAACAAAG AAACTAATGGAGCAAGAATTTACCAATGATCTTTTAGCTTTGAAGATCCGAGCATTGAATGATAGGTTGATGCTTGCCGAAAGAGGCTTCCTAGATACAGATGGAATTAAAGGAAGGGAGTGGTTCAAGCATCTT ATTTATGGACCTCGCAGCAACTACGAGAGTGGATTGGAGTTCTTCCCTGGAATATCTGATGCCATGGCTGAATCGAAGAACATGAGCCAAAAGGACTGGCATGCAGCAATTAAACACGAAATCTGGAGAGTTGCTAGAGCCATCCAAAGAGCCGCAGCTGCACTCAAAGGAGAACTTGTCTGA